One segment of bacterium BMS3Abin14 DNA contains the following:
- the pipB2_1 gene encoding secreted effector protein pipB2: protein MKVSMSKTVFAVLAAAAVLLGSQWASAANLPTWGGQTTTNQPQPIQRSQPTIVSQPAANVALSVQIPQPGTWTAPGTTSGTSSGATVITPTQRPRSFQPKARSMVTPRTGFSNRGINFQPKALGQVEERRASGFGPQLPAIAPVTTCSGYRQTPDVDRLTAPPRYLPYQLATFTPRSAPGADLHCTDLRGAFLYRVDFKGANLRGANLSGVDLLGADFTGAFLEDADMTGADAVAANFTNARLNRTNLSNTIIEKANGADFRGAIINNLGLAGSLKNAHFDGLDFRKLRTFSSGLGADFSGGTFAGTNFSGISIHLSDFSNAYLVRDSFENASISAAKFVGADLSLADFSNALLREIDFSNATLTGAKFIATESGYMGPSGRLADRGNSLVEPRLDFTNAMAVDTDFSRAYLYKEVFKGTNMLRAIFDGAMLRNSVFSKNNLTEASFVGSDLRESFFNGVNAEKARLDSSKLAGSFISGSNFKQASMSNVEMNYSKIHDASFYQANLEQSGLINSEFKSVDLRMANFQGSDLSHSVFTPSTQLNGANFTGSNLTAIWECSLILHPRNSYQPSTCQNGFVKPLDLRSVNFRNADFSSVRLYGSDFRNSNLSGSNLDTFEEKDKDPNITYEGKLEGERHGYKLSGAIMPDGTVHP, encoded by the coding sequence ATGAAAGTTTCCATGTCTAAAACTGTTTTTGCTGTTCTTGCCGCCGCCGCTGTATTGCTGGGCAGCCAGTGGGCATCGGCCGCCAACCTGCCCACATGGGGAGGTCAGACGACCACCAATCAACCCCAGCCGATACAGCGGTCCCAACCGACGATCGTCTCACAGCCGGCTGCCAACGTTGCCTTGTCAGTGCAGATCCCTCAGCCCGGCACCTGGACAGCACCTGGAACAACTTCTGGAACCAGTTCGGGCGCCACGGTAATTACCCCCACGCAGCGGCCCCGGTCCTTCCAACCAAAGGCCCGGTCCATGGTGACCCCACGCACCGGTTTTTCCAACAGAGGGATAAACTTTCAGCCGAAAGCTCTCGGCCAGGTTGAGGAGAGAAGGGCTTCCGGCTTCGGCCCACAGCTTCCCGCCATCGCTCCGGTTACCACCTGCTCCGGCTACAGGCAGACCCCTGATGTCGACCGTCTTACCGCCCCCCCCAGATACCTTCCCTATCAGTTGGCAACATTCACCCCTAGATCCGCTCCGGGAGCCGACCTCCACTGCACCGATTTGAGAGGCGCATTTCTGTACCGTGTTGATTTCAAAGGAGCCAACCTCCGGGGTGCGAATCTGTCCGGAGTTGATCTTCTTGGAGCTGATTTTACGGGGGCTTTTCTCGAAGATGCCGACATGACAGGAGCGGACGCTGTAGCCGCGAATTTTACAAACGCCAGGCTGAACCGTACCAATTTAAGTAATACGATCATTGAGAAAGCAAACGGCGCGGATTTCAGAGGAGCGATTATCAACAATTTGGGTTTGGCCGGTTCCCTGAAGAATGCGCATTTTGACGGCCTGGATTTCAGGAAACTTAGAACGTTTAGCTCTGGCCTTGGTGCAGATTTTTCCGGAGGAACCTTTGCGGGCACCAATTTTTCTGGTATTTCCATCCACCTCTCGGATTTTTCCAACGCCTATCTGGTTAGGGATTCATTTGAGAATGCCAGCATTTCGGCCGCAAAATTCGTCGGGGCGGATCTTTCCCTGGCGGATTTTTCCAATGCTCTTCTACGTGAGATTGATTTCTCCAACGCCACATTAACAGGGGCAAAGTTCATAGCAACTGAGTCAGGGTATATGGGGCCTAGTGGGCGTTTGGCGGATAGAGGCAACTCCCTGGTGGAACCTCGCCTGGATTTTACCAATGCCATGGCTGTAGATACGGATTTTTCACGGGCTTATTTGTATAAAGAGGTTTTCAAGGGAACAAATATGTTGCGGGCCATTTTTGACGGGGCCATGTTAAGAAATTCCGTTTTTTCGAAAAACAACCTGACAGAGGCCAGTTTCGTCGGAAGTGATCTGAGAGAATCGTTTTTTAACGGAGTTAATGCAGAAAAGGCAAGGCTCGATTCTTCAAAACTGGCAGGCAGTTTTATTAGTGGGTCGAATTTCAAGCAGGCCAGTATGTCTAACGTGGAGATGAATTATTCAAAAATTCACGATGCCAGCTTCTACCAGGCAAATCTGGAGCAGTCCGGACTTATAAACTCAGAGTTCAAATCGGTGGACCTGAGGATGGCTAATTTTCAGGGTTCTGATTTGTCCCATAGCGTGTTTACTCCTTCCACCCAGCTTAACGGTGCCAACTTTACCGGTTCCAACTTGACCGCCATTTGGGAGTGTTCTCTTATTCTTCATCCCCGAAATTCTTACCAACCTTCCACATGTCAGAATGGTTTTGTAAAGCCCCTTGATCTTCGCAGCGTGAACTTCCGCAATGCTGATTTCAGCAGTGTCCGGCTCTATGGTAGTGATTTCAGAAACAGCAATCTTTCAGGCTCAAATCTGGATACTTTTGAAGAGAAGGACAAGGATCCAAATATTACGTATGAGGGCAAATTGGAGGGCGAGAGGCATGGGTACAAATTATCGGGCGCGATCATGCCTGACGGTACGGTTCATCCATAG